A stretch of Miscanthus floridulus cultivar M001 chromosome 13, ASM1932011v1, whole genome shotgun sequence DNA encodes these proteins:
- the LOC136501044 gene encoding probable L-gulonolactone oxidase 4 yields the protein MAAMQGPAAGATTRVAVSLLLLISLTGGSPPPEPVSCTRGTSDCTVTSTYGSFPDRTICRAANATFPRTEQELVAAVASAAAARRKVKVATSHSHSFPKLACPGGRDGTIISTERLNATVRVDAARRLLTVESGMLLRDLVRVAADNDLALPHSPYWYGLTVGGMLATGAHGSSLWGKGSAVHEYVVGIRIVTPAPASQGFAVVRELAAGDPDLDAAKVSLGVLGVISQVTFELQPQFKRSVKFVTRDDKDMAEKLAVWGDLHEFGDVAWLPRQGKAIYREDDRVDVSTTGNGLNNYIGFRAQPTLGLLTARKAEERLEENGTDVARCLAARLPAATFELQAYGFTNDGVFFTGYPVVGFQHRIQASGTCINGGDDGLLSACTWDSRIRGPFFYQSGFSVAMSMVTAFVADVQRLRDLNPRAFCGMDAKMGVLMRYVRRSSAYLGKAEDSLDFDVTYYRSYDEGVPRAHADVYDELEQMALRKYGALPHWGKNRNFAFNGAIARYPGAARFLEVKDRYDPDGIFSSEWSDQVLGIRGSPNVVGPRCAIEGLCVCSDDEHCAPEQGYFCRPGKVYTEARVCVFEQRTRLVDEL from the exons ATGGCAGCCATGCAAGGGCCAGCTGCGGGAGCAACAACGCGCGTCGCCGTCTCCCTCCTCCTCCTGATAAGCCTCACCGGCGGGAGCCCACCGCCGGAGCCGGTGTCCTGCACCCGCGGCACGTCCGACTGCACGGTGACGAGCACGTACGGGTCGTTCCCGGACCGCACCATCTGCCGGGCGGCGAACGCGACGTTCCCGCGGACCGAGCAGGagctggtggcggcggtggcatcggcggcggcggctcggcgcAAGGTGAAGGTGGCCACCAGCCACTCGCACAGCTTCCCGAAGCTGGCGTGCCCGGGCGGGCGCGACGGCACCATCATCAGCACGGAGCGGCTGAACGCGACGGTGCGCGTGGACGCGGCGCGCCGGCTCCTGACGGTGGAGAGCGGCATGCTGCTGCGCGACCTCGTCAGGGTAGCCGCCGACAACGACCTGGCGCTGCCGCACTCGCCCTACTGGTACGGCCTCACCGTCGGCGGCATGCTGGCCACCGGCGCGCACGGCAGCTCGCTGTGGGGCAAGGGTAGCGCCGTGCACGAGTACGTGGTCGGGATCAGGATCGTCACGCCTGCCCCGGCCTCCCAGGGCTTCGCCGTCGTTAGGGAACTCGCTGCCGGTGACCCCGACCTCGACGCCGCCAAGGTCTCCCTCGGCGTCCTCGGCGTCATCTCTCAG GTCACTTTTGAGCTGCAGCCGCAGTTCAAGCGGTCGGTGAAGTTCGTGACCCGCGACGACAAGGACATGGCGGAGAAGCTGGCGGTGTGGGGCGACCTCCACGAGTTCGGCGACGTGGCATGGCTGCCGCGGCAGGGCAAGGCCATCTACCGGGAGGACGACCGCGTCGACGTCTCCACCACCGGCAACGGCCTGAACAACTACATCGGCTTCCGCGCGCAGCCGACGCTGGGCCTTCTCACCGCCAGAAAAGCCGAGGAGCGGCTGGAGGAGAACGGCACCGACGTGGCGCGGTGCCTGGCGGCGCGTCTCCCTGCGGCGACGTTCGAGCTGCAGGCGTACGGGTTCACCAACGACGGCGTGTTCTTCACGGGGTACCCGGTGGTGGGGTTCCAGCACCGGATCCAGGCGTCGGGGACGTGCATCAACGGCGGCGACGACGGGCTCCTCTCCGCCTGCACGTGGGACTCCCGCATCCGTGGGCCTTTCTTCTACCAGTCCGGCTTCAGCGTCGCCATGTCCATGGTCACCGCCTTCGTCGCCGACGTGCAGCGGCTGCGCGACCTCAACCCGCGCGCCTTCTGCGGGATGGACGCCAAGATGGGCGTGCTGATGCGCTACGTGAGGCGCTCGTCGGCGTACCTCGGCAAGGCGGAGGACTCGCTCGACTTCGACGTCACCTACTACCGGAGCTACGACGAGGGCGTCCCGCGCGCGCACGCCGACGTCTACGACGAGCTCGAGCAGATGGCGCTGAGGAAGTACGGCGCGCTCCCGCACTGGGGCAAGAACCGCAACTTCGCCTTCAACGGCGCCATCGCCAGGTACCCCGGCGCGGCGAGGTTCCTGGAGGTGAAGGACAGGTACGACCCGGATGGCATCTTCTCCAGCGAGTGGAGCGACCAGGTGCTCGGCATCAGGGGCAGCCCCAACGTCGTCGGGCCGCGGTGCGCCATCGAGGGCCTCTGCGTCTGCTCCGACGACGAGCACTGCGCGCCGGAGCAGGGGTACTTCTGCCGCCCCGGGAA